A genomic segment from Nicotiana tabacum cultivar K326 chromosome 9, ASM71507v2, whole genome shotgun sequence encodes:
- the LOC107789822 gene encoding uncharacterized protein LOC107789822, translating to MFASQLLRILQTLPTDSDHGGCAFDTPEEKATMKDNQNGILSRSNGYKEANSLLFPTKDFVNSNRYGSCKGSLACDTRDRDELWKVPELYGSVYFDDISRSKNHEIIAPTVEDDQNEDSHNIITCRRYINPFACDTKYRDQQWSTPEFECSTIAGFIDEKENGSIVSDAHAPFTSGCKFFGTNTSLYTEKYAKEYELPELIVCYKESNYNIVEDICTDKGVAVTDRILTESWSNGQNGTYVCTPADEDQHSNTSESDDIELCSAGGSKASSVEYANSVAAKSEEEDTESLVAATTEEEDTDKVNRISDVDTYLEDLIMIFGSKGTTKWKGTNQSGKYSSANIMLHTEESGIQNSQKSNSVGDQSAQQPDQIPYEEAALKSQIAVSEQDSSANVMLHLEEIGVRNSQKSNSDCDQTVQQPDQIPFEEAAMKSQIPVSVVVDEANISTPATDLFYDSELGTEAIIFDFNSSKPVSTSSMDECTENFPEPSIISAATTRYKDRSCYNLCSIDRSSSNNVHGQSVSQNVENKSSGCLLLNSQGHFADGEASFSALGPASGLHFCSGRISYCGSISLRSDGSTTSTGSFTFPILLSEWNSSPVRMAQVESSHCRKHKRWRQGLLCCRF from the exons ATGTTTGCATCACAGCTTTTGAGAATACTTCAGACTCTACCAACTGATTCAGACCATGGAGGCTG CGCCTTTGACACACCTGAAGAAAAGGCTACCATGAAGGATAATCAGAATGGGATCTTAAGTCGCTCAAATGGTTACAAGGAAGCAAATTCTTTACTCTTTCCCACAAAAGACTTCGTTAATTCAAATCGCTATGGAAGTTGTAAAGGCTCTTTGGCATGTGACACAAGAGATAGGGATGAGTTATGGAAGGTCCCAGAACTTTACGGTTCTGTATACTTCGACGATATTTCTAGAAGTAAAAACCATGAAATTATAGCTCCAACTGTGGAGGATGATCAGAATGAAGACTCACATAACATAATCACTTGCAGGAGATATATTAATCCGTTTGCATGCGATACAAAATATAGAGATCAACAATGGAGTACTCCAGAATTTGAGTGCTCCACGATTGCTGGTTTCATTGATGAGAAAGAAAATGGATCCATTGTCTCTGATGCGCATGCACCATTTACCTCTGGCTGCAAGTTCTTTGGGACAAACACTAGTTTATACACAGAGAAATATGCTAAGGAATATGAGTTGCCTGAATTGATTGTTTGCtacaaagaaagtaactataacATTGTTGAAGATATATGCACGGACAAGGGTGTAGCTGTGACGGATAGGATTCTAACGGAAAGCTGGAGCAATGGTCAAAATGGCACATATGTTTGTACACCAGCTGATGAAGACCAGCACAGCAACACATCGGAAAGTGATGATATTGAATTATGCTCTGCAGGTGGATCTAAAGCTTCATCTGTAGAATATGCAAACAGCGTTGCTGCGAAAAGTGAAGAAGAGGATACTGAGTCACTTGTTGCTGCGACAACTGAAGAAGAGGATACTGATAAGGTAAACAGAATTTCTGACGTGGATACTTATCTTGAGGATTTGATCATGATTTTTGGATCAAAAGGTACTACAAAGTGGAAAGGCACCAATCAATCAGGAAAATATTCATCTGCTAATATTATGCTTCATACGGAAGAGTCTGGCATTCAGAATTCTCAAAAATCCAACTCTGTTGGTGATCAATCTGCCCAGCAGCCTGATCAg ATTCCTTATGAGGAAGCAGCGTTGAAAAGCCAAATTGCAGTCTCAGAGCAAGATTCATCTGCTAATGTTATGCTTCATCTAGAAGAGATTGGTGTTCGGAATTCTCAAAAATCTAACTCTGATTGTGATCAAACTGTCCAGCAGCCTGATCAG ATTCCTTTTGAGGAAGCAGCTATGAAAAGTCAAATTCCAGTCTCAGTAGTAGTCGATGAAGCAAATATCAGTACACCAGCTACCGACTTATTTTATGATAGTGAGTTGGGAACTGAAGCTATCATATTTGACTTCAACTCGAGTAAGCCAGTATCAACTAGCAGCATGGATGAATGTACTGAGAACTTTCCTGAACCATCCATCATATCAGCGGCCACTACCCGTTACAAGGATAGAAGTTGTTATAATCTCTGCAGCATTGACAGGAGCAGTAGTAACAATGTTCATGGACAATCTGTATCCCAAAATGTTGAGAATAAATCATCAGGCTGTCTCCTACTAAATAGCCAAGGTCATTTTGCTGATGGGGAGGCAAGTTTTTCTGCATTAGGACCTGCATCAGGTTTGCATTTTTGCTCGGGGCGTATATCATATTGTGGGAGCATTTCTCTTAGATCAGATGGCAGCACAACTAGTACCGGATCCTTTACCTTCCCAAT CTTACTATCTGAATGGAACAGCAGTCCAGTAAGAATGGCACAGGTCGAAAGCAGTCATTGCCGGAAACACAAACGATGGAGGCAGGGCCTTCTCTGTTGTAGATTCTAA